One window of the Eucalyptus grandis isolate ANBG69807.140 chromosome 6, ASM1654582v1, whole genome shotgun sequence genome contains the following:
- the LOC104448561 gene encoding uncharacterized protein LOC104448561: protein MPRPLNAEEEEPNTEVPQEDLSNMPRPLNAEEEEPNTEVPQEDLSNMPCPLNAEEEEPDTEVPQGEMPRALDPLSVVEVLPNNKRKSNFCENEYVGDTRGSRRSLLG, encoded by the exons ATGCCACGCCCACTGAATGCAGAAGAGGAAGAACCCAATACGGAGGTTCCCCAAG AGGATTTGTCTAACATGCCACGCCCACTGAATGCAGAAGAGGAAGAACCCAATACGGAGGTTCCCCAAG AGGATTTGTCTAACATGCCATGCCCACTGAATGCAGAAGAGGAAGAACCCGATACGGAGGTTCCCCAAG GGGAAATGCCGAGAGCATTGGATCCACTTTCAGTTGTTGAGGTTCTGCCTAATAACAAGCGGAAGTCTAACTTCTGCGAGAATGAGTACGTTGGAGACACGAGAGGATCAAGGCGCAGTTTGCTGGGGTAG
- the LOC120294894 gene encoding disease resistance protein RPS2-like gives MEMLANLRCLALLLAEIQTLPEGVLGKLVNLQYLSINELRVGEEVKLLEVEELYCSVSDVETFNACVGCLERNGSACYRLMMGERSGEVLWGGIDTERLLLIDSCDRIAGSVDGTSGDGCVLLPESVQSLVLSRCHKMKRVMEWEWLTAHLPNLEEIVTISCENLEEIIHGPLPSEATCRLRHLEVNGCNNMKRVLLTQDMVLHLPFLEDIVVQDSKGIELIMGTVAKMTYFSFPKLMNLVLHKLPELKSVCDGIMRCNSLQRVSIDNCPKLKRIPLQLPLLDNGLPSPPLLFERFG, from the coding sequence ATGGAGATGTTGGCAAACCTGAGGTGCCTCGCCCTACTTCTTGCAGAGATCCAGACATTACCGGAGGGAGTGTTGGGGAAGCTGGTGAACTTGCAATATCTCTCGATTAATGAGCTAAGGGTGGGAGAAGAGGTAAAATTACTGGAGGTGGAGGAACTTTATTGTTCTGTTTCCGATGTGGAAACATTCAATGCATGCGTGGGGTGTCTTGAGCGAAATGGATCCGCATGCTACAGGCTCATGATGGGTGAACGAAGCGGTGAGGTCCTTTGGGGTGGGATTGACACTGAGAGGTTGTTACTCATTGATAGTTGCGACCGTATCGCCGGGAGTGTAGATGGAACAAGTGGTGATGGCTGCGTTCTGCTTCCGGAAAGTGTGCAATCATTGGTATTGTCCCGGTGTCATAAAATGAAGAGAGTGATGGAATGGGAGTGGCTGACTGCTCACCTTCCAAATCTGGAGGAGATTGTAACCATTAGTTGTGAGAACTTAGAGGAGATAATACATGGGCCATTGCCAAGTGAAGCCACTTGTCGCCTTAGACATCTTGAAGTAAATGGATGCAACAACATGAAGAGGGTGCTGCTGACGCAAGACATGGTGCTCCATCTCCCTTTCCTCGAAGATATAGTAGTCCAAGACAGCAAGGGCATAGAGTTGATAATGGGCACTGTTGCCAAAATGACGTACTTCTCCTTCCCAAAGTTAATGAACCTGGTTCTACATAAACTTCCGGAACTGAAGAGTGTATGTGATGGGATCATGAGATGCAATTCCCTCCAGAGGGTTTCTATAGACAATTGTCCAAAACTGAAGAGGATTCCTCTGCAGCTGCCCCTGCTTGACAATGGGCTGCCTTCTCCTCCCCTTCTCTTCGAGAGATTCGGATAA